Part of the Anopheles bellator unplaced genomic scaffold, idAnoBellAS_SP24_06.2 scaffold00978_ctg1, whole genome shotgun sequence genome is shown below.
TCAATCAATAATTAGTGTTGGtgcaaatgaattaattttaacttGAATACAAccttaaacatttttttttaatatgtaaACTTAAGCGTTTATGTTTCACTGTTACTGTTCATCACAGAGTTTGTTCTCCCAACTGATGGAATTTTCTTGCAACGTTTGTCTTTTATATCGGTCCGACACGAAAGTTAACTGCTCCGCAAGTCCGAAACCGGTTTTGgcgagaaaatttaaatttgacgTCAAAAAAGAAGGACGCATCATAATTCGGTTTTGGGAAATACTGGACGGGATCTCCAAATTTTCCGCCGTTcagttttctctttcaatttAGTTAATTTACATGCGTCAAAATATGAAATTACAACTATGAGCAACAATCGGAAAGCTACTGATGGAAACTGAATGTTTTCAACATGATTATAAAGAATCTGCAGCATACTCTACATTTGTAAAAATAACGATATATTAACTCAACTTACATCAAcgtattaaaaaaattaaatttaaatttaaattttcaatgcattaaatttaatgtcgCACTGTCCTCCGGAGAAGAGGCAAAGGCATGCAAGagcgttatttatttacctttaTTTAAAGTGACAGGAATCTATAGCAAAAGCCACTGCTTTCGGTAATcttctttttacatttttatagTATTATGAATATGTTGCTAATAACCAAGATTAGAAGAAatgacaaacagaaaatgatATGATAACTACATGCTCTATTCCCTAGAGCGTTTCTTGAGAGCGCAACtgttattaaataaaaaaaacgtatTGTTCGGTTGATGTAtcattttattatcatttatttcattttttgcttATATCAATAATTATATTCGAGTCCGTTTTGTTCACATTGCAAGCCCACACTACCAATAGTAGCCGCTGTAGTACGGATAGTATCCATAATGATAGGCAGGATAGTAATATCCGTAGTGGTATCTAGGATAGCCGTAGTAGTAATTACGATATCCAAAGCCAAATGTTTCCGACTTATCCATATCGTCTTGATCCTCGACGACAGTGCCGACCACACCTTTTTCAGTATTCAACGCAGGAACTTCCCGCTTCACGATCGATTTCATGGGACCACGGGCCAGTGGTATGATAGTTTTGAAGGCAGACCTTTGGGGCCCATTGGGCATCCCAACAACGACCACGGTGATAGCGAATAGGCACAAAAGCTGTAAAAATACATTCATGCATTATTTGTGGTCGATTCGATACACTTCAAATAGTTACCTTGCACATGTTCTGGTCGCGTACGAAGATGTTTTTTAACAAATCTTCCTTTCGTTCCACTCGCTGATGAAGCACGTCTGATGATCAACTGCAAGATGAACCCTTCTTTTTATATCGCAAATCTCACCAAGAAATACAACCGTTTGACGTCACACAACACGTTTAAATGCAGGGGAAACTTTCTTTTCACGGATGCAGgaagatttttatttgtttctgtttctgtttcggtgTCGGAGCAGTACATAAACCCAGACAAACACGCGCAATGTCATTACCCTCTAAATTTTCGTAATACAATACTGTATGCATTCTTCGCCTAGCATTTCGTGCGTTTCATGAACATTGCAGACTGTTTCAAATAGTGCAGAACCATTGCGAAACGATTCCTGatttttgatgattttgttGGGTTTGCTTAGTGTTAAATTGAtggttgaaaattttaaaaaatctgCTTACCATAGAACGCATGAACTCGAATACATAGACCTTCAGTCTATAGACCGTTTcattatgtctaagcacgattttgacagatcacTACTCACTCCTGATGACGTTTACAGTGTCTAATTAGACAGATTGTTTTAGTATacactttaacttaaaaaacgGTGTATCATACGCACAGATTTCCCaaacttttgtgaaaatgctTTCTGGAGAAATGCTTCCTCCAGAGAAGCGCACAAATGGTGCACTACTCCCAACATTTCGCTGAGTCAATtggcaaaacaggaaaaaataatcattGGAGCGGTTCGAAACACAATAAGGAAATTTAAAGAAGATAGCAGCTTTCagcatgaaatgaaatctGACCGAAAAGCGGGTCCTGTGGATAAAAATTTGTACCAAAAAGTCATGCGTGTTTACGCCAGGTCTGAAGACatacaagaagcagaaaaaaaacgaaacggagtgcaaaacaaGCTGCATCTGTTAAACCAAGAGCACGTCCGTATGATCAACTGCTTCGTGACAAACGAGTTTGCGTCATCATGGACgatgaaacttattgcaaatttAACTACAAAACTCTTCCGGGTACACTGTCCTTAGTAATACACTGTTTGGGATCGCCAGAATGCGGAGACGATGAAATCCGATATTTACATCTGCGAATGTCTGAACCGATGCCTACTGCCTATGatccgaaaacataaaagacCGATACTATTTTGGCAGGATTTGGCATTCGTGCATTGCTCGAAGAATACGGTAGCCTGGTTCCAATCCAACGGGGT
Proteins encoded:
- the LOC131214458 gene encoding uncharacterized protein LOC131214458 yields the protein MCKLLCLFAITVVVVGMPNGPQRSAFKTIIPLARGPMKSIVKREVPALNTEKGVVGTVVEDQDDMDKSETFGFGYRNYYYGYPRYHYGYYYPAYHYGYYPYYSGYYW